The following are from one region of the Mycetohabitans rhizoxinica HKI 454 genome:
- the glpD gene encoding glycerol-3-phosphate dehydrogenase, whose product MDKTDHYDLLVVGGGINGAGIARDATGRGLKVLLCEQDDLAAHTSSASTKLIHGGLRYLEYYEFGLVRKALQEREVLLRAAPHIIRPLRFVMPHMPHLRPAWLIRAGLFLYDHLARREMLPGSEGIDLRTHPCGTPLVDSITRGFVYSDGWVDDARLVVLNALDAQLRGATILTRTRLVSAQRSGSSWDAQLRSRDGRLQQVRARAIANAAGPWVGELLTDTLKLSAQHRVRLVKGSHIVTRKLFDHDFAYIFQNPDKRIIFAIPYQKDFTLIGTTDVEYHDDASRVQIDESEVAYLCESVNRYFKRSIARTDVVWTYAGVRPLLENDESAAASAVTRDYRLDLDMPPGQAPILSVFGGKITTFRKLAEEALDRLSGPLAITQPAWTHDAPLPGGDIAGSNFAAFAEQFAARHRWLPDSLALRYAHAYGTRVERLLRGAKGLFDLGAEIAPGLYEAELRYLHDEEWACSADDVLWRRSKVGLRLDAQAVGNVRAWFERFGGDAHAAAEPNARLARAVHV is encoded by the coding sequence GTGGACAAAACGGATCACTACGATCTACTGGTCGTCGGCGGCGGCATCAATGGCGCGGGCATTGCGCGAGACGCGACAGGGCGTGGACTAAAGGTGCTGCTATGCGAGCAAGACGACCTTGCGGCGCACACGTCCTCGGCCAGCACGAAGCTGATCCATGGCGGGCTGCGCTATCTCGAATACTACGAGTTCGGACTGGTCAGGAAAGCGCTACAAGAGCGCGAAGTTCTGCTACGCGCCGCGCCGCACATCATTCGCCCGTTGCGTTTCGTGATGCCGCACATGCCGCACCTGCGCCCGGCATGGCTAATCCGCGCCGGGCTGTTCTTGTACGACCACCTCGCCCGGCGCGAGATGCTACCCGGCTCAGAAGGCATCGACTTGCGCACCCATCCGTGCGGCACGCCGCTGGTGGACTCGATCACGCGCGGCTTCGTCTATTCGGACGGCTGGGTCGACGATGCGCGCCTGGTCGTGCTCAACGCGCTCGACGCGCAGCTTCGCGGCGCGACAATCTTAACGCGCACGCGGCTGGTGAGCGCACAGCGCAGCGGCTCGTCGTGGGACGCGCAACTGCGTTCACGCGACGGACGGCTGCAACAGGTTCGCGCGCGCGCCATCGCCAATGCCGCGGGTCCGTGGGTCGGCGAGTTGCTGACCGACACGTTGAAGCTGAGCGCGCAGCATCGTGTCCGACTCGTCAAGGGCAGTCACATCGTTACACGCAAGCTGTTCGATCATGATTTCGCGTATATCTTCCAGAACCCCGACAAGCGCATCATCTTCGCGATTCCCTATCAGAAAGACTTTACGCTGATCGGCACGACCGACGTCGAATACCATGACGACGCCTCGCGCGTGCAGATCGACGAGAGCGAAGTCGCGTACCTGTGCGAATCGGTGAACCGCTATTTCAAGCGCTCGATCGCGCGTACCGACGTGGTATGGACGTACGCGGGGGTTCGCCCGCTACTGGAGAACGACGAAAGCGCCGCTGCGTCGGCAGTCACGCGCGACTACCGCTTGGACCTGGACATGCCCCCGGGGCAGGCGCCGATCCTATCGGTGTTCGGTGGCAAGATCACGACGTTCCGCAAGCTCGCCGAAGAAGCGCTGGACCGCCTCAGCGGGCCGCTGGCGATCACGCAACCGGCCTGGACTCACGATGCGCCCCTGCCCGGCGGCGATATCGCCGGCTCGAACTTTGCGGCGTTCGCCGAGCAATTCGCGGCGCGTCATCGGTGGCTGCCCGACTCGCTTGCACTGCGCTACGCGCACGCGTATGGCACGCGCGTCGAGCGGTTGCTGCGCGGCGCGAAAGGGCTGTTCGACCTAGGCGCGGAAATTGCACCCGGGTTGTATGAAGCCGAATTGCGCTACTTGCATGACGAGGAATGGGCGTGCAGCGCGGACGACGTGCTGTGGCGCCGCTCCAAGGTGGGCCTACGACTGGACGCCCAGGCAGTAGGCAACGTGCGGGCTTGGTTCGAGCGATTCGGCGGCGATGCGCATGCCGCTGCCGAACCCAATGCGCGCCTCGCCCGCGCGGTTCACGTGTAA
- the glpK gene encoding glycerol kinase GlpK codes for MTDRYLLALDQGTTSSRAIVFDHSGHVVSVSQKEFRQIYPQPSWVEHDPREMWSTQAGVAAEAVVGAGLSAASIAAIGITNQRETTIVWDRDTGEPVYNAIVWQDRRTAGLCNELKARGLETTVREKTGLPIDAYFSATKIRWILDHVDGARAKAAQGKLAFGTVDSWLMWNLSARQLHVTDATNASRTMLFNIHTLQWDDALLALFDIPRSMLPEVYQSSQIYADTQTSLFNAIIPLAGVAGDQHAALFGQMCTGAGMVKNTYGTGCFLVMNTGEQPIESRNNLVTTIAWQIGNQVTYALEGSIFIAGALVQWLRDELGIIRHARDIEALARSVEHTDGVTIVPAFAGLGAPHWNANARGTVFGITRGTQAGHLARAALEAIAYQSIDVVRAMEADAGLRIGELRVDGGAVENNLLMQIQADLLGVDVVRPQIQETTALGAAYLAGLAVGYWNDIAELQQQWQMDRRFVRHARAEDVERGLAAWHRAIRAAKAWADAAS; via the coding sequence ATGACCGACCGCTACCTTCTTGCACTCGACCAGGGCACCACCAGTTCGCGCGCGATTGTGTTCGATCACAGCGGACATGTCGTGTCCGTGTCGCAGAAGGAATTCCGCCAGATCTATCCGCAGCCCAGCTGGGTCGAGCACGATCCGCGCGAAATGTGGTCGACCCAGGCCGGCGTCGCCGCCGAAGCCGTGGTCGGAGCTGGGCTCAGTGCCGCGTCGATCGCCGCGATCGGCATCACAAATCAACGCGAAACCACGATCGTCTGGGACCGCGATACTGGCGAGCCGGTCTACAATGCGATCGTGTGGCAGGATCGCCGCACCGCCGGCTTGTGCAACGAGCTGAAGGCGCGCGGCCTGGAAACGACGGTGCGCGAAAAGACCGGCCTGCCGATCGATGCTTATTTTTCCGCCACCAAGATCCGCTGGATCCTGGACCATGTCGATGGCGCACGCGCCAAGGCGGCGCAGGGCAAGCTCGCCTTCGGCACCGTCGACAGTTGGCTGATGTGGAACCTGAGCGCACGCCAGTTGCACGTGACAGACGCAACCAACGCGTCACGCACGATGCTGTTCAATATCCATACGCTGCAGTGGGACGATGCGCTGCTAGCGCTGTTCGACATCCCGCGCTCGATGCTGCCCGAGGTGTACCAGTCCTCGCAAATCTACGCCGACACACAGACAAGCCTGTTTAACGCAATCATTCCGCTCGCCGGTGTGGCCGGCGATCAGCACGCCGCGCTGTTCGGCCAGATGTGCACGGGTGCCGGCATGGTCAAGAACACCTACGGCACCGGCTGCTTCCTAGTGATGAACACGGGCGAGCAGCCAATCGAATCGCGCAACAACCTTGTGACCACGATCGCATGGCAGATCGGCAACCAGGTAACGTACGCGCTGGAAGGGAGTATTTTCATCGCCGGGGCACTCGTACAATGGCTGCGCGATGAACTGGGCATCATCCGGCACGCACGGGACATCGAAGCGCTGGCGCGCTCGGTCGAGCATACGGACGGCGTGACCATCGTGCCCGCTTTCGCCGGGCTGGGTGCACCGCACTGGAACGCCAACGCGCGGGGCACCGTGTTCGGCATCACGCGCGGCACGCAGGCCGGCCATCTTGCCCGGGCGGCCCTTGAAGCGATCGCGTACCAGTCGATCGACGTGGTCCGCGCGATGGAAGCAGACGCTGGACTGCGCATCGGCGAGCTTCGCGTGGACGGGGGCGCGGTGGAAAACAACCTGCTAATGCAGATCCAAGCCGACCTGCTCGGCGTGGACGTGGTCCGGCCTCAAATCCAGGAAACAACCGCGTTGGGTGCCGCCTATCTGGCCGGACTCGCGGTCGGTTACTGGAACGATATTGCTGAGCTACAGCAGCAATGGCAAATGGACCGGCGTTTCGTGCGCCACGCACGCGCCGAGGACGTCGAACGGGGGCTGGCAGCGTGGCATCGCGCGATTCGTGCCGCGAAGGCGTGGGCCGATGCAGCGTCATGA
- the ribB gene encoding 3,4-dihydroxy-2-butanone-4-phosphate synthase yields MSKPTPLFEPPTGSVLYPRYHADPHAIPSRIAAALQAMRDGRPVVLQDDFNRENEADLVIAAEKLTIETMALLIRECSGIVCLCLPDTKIRQLALPQMVSANQSRHGTAFTVSIEARDGVSTGVSAADRLTTIRAAIADQAKPTDIVRPGHVFPLRAQPGGVLARRGHTEGTVDLCWLAGLKPAGVLCELMNPDGTMMRGDDVERFATQHRLPMLTIEELVDFRRALERPGTGASIPMSAALSSSTC; encoded by the coding sequence ATGTCGAAACCCACACCGTTGTTCGAGCCGCCGACAGGCTCGGTTCTGTACCCCCGTTATCACGCCGATCCACACGCGATCCCGTCGCGCATCGCCGCCGCGTTGCAGGCGATGCGCGACGGGCGTCCTGTCGTGCTGCAGGATGACTTCAATCGCGAGAACGAGGCCGACCTGGTCATCGCGGCCGAAAAGCTTACGATCGAGACGATGGCGCTGTTGATCCGCGAATGCAGCGGCATCGTGTGCCTGTGCCTGCCGGATACGAAGATTCGCCAGCTTGCGCTGCCGCAGATGGTGTCGGCCAACCAAAGCCGCCACGGCACCGCATTCACCGTATCGATCGAAGCACGTGACGGCGTGAGCACCGGCGTCTCGGCGGCCGACCGGCTAACCACGATTCGCGCGGCCATCGCGGACCAGGCCAAGCCGACCGACATCGTTCGTCCGGGGCACGTGTTTCCGTTGCGTGCGCAACCCGGCGGCGTGCTCGCACGCCGTGGCCACACCGAAGGAACGGTCGACTTATGCTGGCTGGCCGGGCTGAAACCGGCCGGCGTGCTGTGCGAACTCATGAATCCAGACGGCACGATGATGCGCGGTGACGATGTCGAGCGTTTCGCCACGCAGCATCGGCTGCCGATGCTGACAATCGAGGAATTGGTCGATTTCCGGCGCGCACTGGAGCGGCCGGGCACCGGCGCGTCGATCCCAATGTCCGCAGCGCTTAGCTCGAGCACCTGCTAG
- a CDS encoding PhoH family protein, with the protein MKTPLPTLEFTAPRDDNTRLANLCGPLDENLRQIEQALDVTLSRRGHRITVRGRAAKVALTALENFYNLARDPLSVDDIQLALVEARYSAEHPARAPGHAANRGSARAAGAEGAGLQPAARADATLDEAAPLRLRGDPDHPFDGSAAADLPDDERGPTLYTRRADLRGRTPTQRDYLKQILQHDVTFGVGPAGTGKTYLAVACAVDALERDQVKRIVLTRPAVEAGERLGFLPGDLAQKVDPYLRPLYDALYDLLGFDKTAKMFERQMIEIAPLAYMRGRTLNHAFIILDEAQNTTPEQMKMFLTRIGFGSKAVITGDITQIDLPRGNKSGLVEAQQVLHNVRGIALTHFTSADVVRHPLVARIVEAYDAHAKRHPDGAHSA; encoded by the coding sequence TTGAAGACACCCCTGCCCACGCTCGAATTCACCGCGCCTCGCGACGACAACACGCGACTGGCGAACCTGTGCGGTCCGCTCGACGAAAACCTGCGCCAGATCGAGCAGGCGCTCGATGTGACACTGTCGCGGCGCGGCCACCGAATCACGGTTCGCGGCCGCGCCGCGAAAGTCGCTCTAACCGCACTGGAGAACTTCTACAATCTCGCGCGCGATCCGCTGTCCGTCGACGATATTCAACTCGCGCTGGTCGAGGCGCGCTACAGTGCCGAGCACCCGGCACGCGCCCCGGGCCACGCCGCCAATCGCGGCAGCGCCCGCGCGGCGGGTGCCGAAGGCGCCGGCCTGCAGCCGGCCGCACGCGCCGACGCGACGCTGGACGAAGCAGCGCCGTTGCGCCTGCGCGGCGATCCCGACCATCCCTTCGACGGATCAGCCGCCGCCGACCTGCCCGACGACGAACGCGGACCAACGCTGTACACGCGGCGCGCCGACCTGCGCGGACGCACGCCGACGCAGCGCGATTACTTGAAGCAGATCCTGCAGCACGATGTGACGTTCGGGGTCGGACCAGCTGGCACCGGCAAGACGTACCTGGCGGTCGCCTGCGCGGTTGACGCGCTGGAACGAGACCAGGTCAAGCGGATCGTGTTGACGCGTCCGGCAGTCGAGGCCGGCGAGCGGCTCGGCTTCCTGCCCGGCGACCTCGCGCAGAAGGTTGACCCGTACCTGCGCCCGTTGTACGACGCGCTATACGATCTGCTCGGCTTTGATAAGACGGCCAAGATGTTTGAGCGTCAGATGATCGAGATCGCGCCGCTCGCGTACATGCGCGGGCGCACGCTGAATCACGCGTTCATCATCTTGGACGAGGCGCAGAACACCACGCCCGAGCAGATGAAGATGTTCCTCACGCGCATCGGCTTCGGGTCCAAGGCGGTGATCACCGGCGACATCACGCAGATCGACCTGCCACGGGGCAACAAGAGCGGACTGGTGGAGGCACAACAGGTACTGCATAACGTGCGCGGCATCGCACTGACGCATTTCACCAGTGCCGACGTGGTGCGGCATCCGCTGGTCGCACGCATCGTCGAGGCCTACGATGCACACGCCAAGCGCCATCCGGACGGCGCGCATTCGGCATGA
- the ybeY gene encoding rRNA maturation RNase YbeY, whose product MNAPRAPKLTLSVQFPARAFAAHKALLPRARIAGWVRAALFAPAELTIRFVDEQEGRALNRSYRGKDYPTNVLTFAYGESDNEPVSGDLVLCCPVVESEAREQHKPLDAHYAHLIVHGVLHAQGYDHEDDEQAREMESIETDILARLGYPDPYAQQG is encoded by the coding sequence ATGAACGCGCCCCGTGCTCCGAAGCTCACGCTCAGCGTGCAGTTCCCGGCCAGGGCGTTCGCCGCCCACAAGGCGTTGCTGCCACGCGCCAGGATCGCCGGTTGGGTCCGCGCCGCGCTCTTCGCGCCCGCTGAATTGACGATCCGTTTCGTCGACGAGCAAGAAGGCCGCGCGCTGAACCGTAGCTATCGCGGCAAGGACTACCCAACGAACGTGCTCACGTTCGCGTACGGGGAATCGGACAATGAGCCGGTCAGTGGCGACCTAGTGCTCTGTTGTCCGGTGGTCGAAAGCGAGGCGCGCGAGCAACACAAGCCGTTGGATGCACACTACGCGCACCTGATCGTGCATGGCGTGCTGCACGCGCAGGGTTACGATCACGAGGATGACGAGCAGGCGCGGGAGATGGAGTCGATTGAAACCGATATTCTGGCGCGGCTCGGCTATCCGGACCCGTACGCGCAACAGGGCTGA
- a CDS encoding gamma-glutamylcyclotransferase, which translates to MMQDERGDHAEPDEREHDAPAPPCPRTPVARTSAVPPGAVPGYPPTIGGDARLLTDAELAASIEHTLVHWDRASDLWLFGYGSLIWNPGLPTVESCRARVMGYHRGLYLWSRVNRGTPELPGLVLALDRGGCCPGIAFRLDGHSAMPHLQVLWRREMSMGSYRPAWLRCMLDDGRDVRALAFVMRREAATYAGRVSDDVMRIVLARASGRYGTTHDYVARTVEALRANGIPDVALEKMLERCSSEGVRPATTAIVRGVTDAHSG; encoded by the coding sequence ATGATGCAAGACGAACGTGGCGACCACGCCGAACCTGACGAACGCGAGCACGATGCGCCGGCGCCGCCGTGCCCGCGCACACCGGTCGCGCGCACCAGTGCCGTGCCGCCTGGGGCGGTACCGGGTTATCCGCCCACAATCGGCGGCGACGCACGACTGTTGACGGACGCGGAACTGGCGGCATCGATCGAGCATACGCTGGTGCATTGGGACCGGGCGAGCGATTTGTGGCTGTTCGGCTATGGATCGTTGATTTGGAATCCCGGTCTGCCGACAGTTGAATCGTGCCGGGCACGCGTGATGGGCTATCACCGGGGCCTGTATCTGTGGTCGCGGGTGAACCGTGGCACGCCCGAACTGCCCGGCCTGGTGCTCGCGCTAGACCGTGGCGGCTGCTGCCCGGGCATTGCGTTCCGGCTCGATGGGCACAGTGCGATGCCGCACCTGCAGGTGCTGTGGCGGCGTGAAATGTCGATGGGCTCGTACCGTCCCGCGTGGCTGCGCTGCATGCTCGATGACGGGCGCGATGTACGCGCGCTGGCATTCGTGATGCGCCGCGAAGCAGCAACCTATGCTGGCCGCGTGTCGGACGACGTCATGCGTATCGTGCTCGCCCGGGCAAGCGGCCGCTACGGCACCACCCACGACTACGTCGCGCGCACCGTCGAGGCGCTGCGGGCGAACGGCATCCCCGATGTCGCGCTCGAGAAAATGCTTGAGCGCTGCTCGAGCGAGGGCGTGCGGCCAGCCACAACCGCCATCGTGCGCGGCGTCACAGATGCGCATTCCGGTTAG
- a CDS encoding HlyC/CorC family transporter: MNDPYPSRKSHSKHPDKPRSLLERLTDLISPEPESRAELLEILQDAHARNLIDADSLSMIEGVFQVADLCARDIMVPRAQMDAINIADSPDQFIPFVLEKAHSRYPVYDGNRDNVIGILLAKDLLRYYAEEEFDVRGMLRPAVFIPESKRLNVLLHDFRANHNHIAIVVDEYGGVAGLITIEDVLEQIVGDIEDEYDFDEEEGNIIATPDGRYRVRALTEIEQFNETFGTHYCDDEVDTIGGLVTHRFGRVPHRGEKVRIDDFVFEILRGDARQVHMLLAKHVPAGALAGRDRDDH, encoded by the coding sequence ATGAACGACCCGTATCCCAGTCGGAAAAGTCACTCGAAACATCCAGACAAACCGCGCTCGCTGCTGGAGCGCTTGACCGATCTCATCTCGCCCGAGCCGGAATCCCGTGCGGAGTTGCTCGAAATCCTGCAGGACGCGCACGCACGCAACCTGATCGACGCCGATTCGCTGTCGATGATCGAAGGCGTGTTCCAGGTCGCTGACCTGTGCGCCCGCGACATCATGGTGCCCCGGGCGCAGATGGATGCGATCAACATCGCCGACAGCCCCGATCAGTTCATTCCATTTGTGCTGGAGAAGGCGCACTCGCGCTACCCAGTGTACGATGGCAACCGAGACAACGTGATCGGCATCCTGCTCGCGAAGGACCTGCTGCGCTACTACGCGGAAGAGGAATTCGACGTGCGTGGCATGTTGCGCCCCGCCGTGTTCATCCCCGAGTCCAAACGCCTGAACGTGCTGTTGCACGACTTTCGTGCGAACCACAACCATATTGCGATCGTCGTCGACGAATACGGCGGTGTCGCCGGTTTGATCACCATCGAGGACGTACTCGAGCAGATCGTCGGTGACATCGAGGACGAATATGACTTCGACGAAGAGGAAGGCAACATCATCGCGACGCCGGACGGCCGCTACCGGGTACGTGCGCTGACCGAGATCGAGCAGTTCAATGAGACGTTCGGCACGCACTACTGCGATGACGAGGTCGACACGATCGGCGGCTTGGTCACGCACCGCTTCGGCCGCGTGCCGCACCGTGGCGAAAAAGTGCGCATCGACGATTTCGTGTTTGAGATCCTGCGTGGCGACGCGCGACAGGTCCATATGCTGCTTGCCAAGCACGTGCCAGCCGGCGCGCTCGCGGGCCGCGACCGCGATGATCATTGA
- the lnt gene encoding apolipoprotein N-acyltransferase — protein sequence MADPAPRAASSGFPPLQHASRSRRATVLHLTLAGTIGALNTLAFAPTPHGGWLELAIFACAFWLVSRTRTLRGALLTGGAFGFGQFVSGVWWLYVSMHFYGDMPALMAGAAVVLLSLYLALYPAFSAGLWHLCRAPRGQCAIFTPSWHASVAFACAWALGEWLRGTVFTGFPWLASGYAQVDGPLAGFAPLVGVYGVGWVLALVGALIIQAAMRMSGARVATWLAPAAVAAGLLACGMLLARVTWTQPSGPALSVRLLQGNVEQSMKFDPVGMHHAIALYQQLITEKPADLVVTPETAIPLPLYEAPPEFGTAVRRFVDATHTSVLFGAVGATMTENGPKDLTNALYGITPGSPVLYRYDKHHLVPFGEFIPWGFRWFVDMMKMPLGDFSRGGSIQPPFIVHGQPIAPNICYEDIFGEALARTLRGQSEPASVLVNSTNLGWFGNTIALDQHLQMARMRALETGRPMLRATNTGATAMIDAHGSVKAQLRRFTVGALDVRVQGRSGMTPYLIAGNITVLVISLVGLAIGLGMGHRSSAGRACE from the coding sequence ATCGCCGATCCCGCGCCGCGCGCTGCCTCGTCGGGTTTCCCGCCGTTGCAACATGCGTCGCGCAGCCGTCGTGCGACGGTGCTGCATTTGACGCTGGCAGGCACAATCGGCGCGCTGAATACGCTTGCGTTCGCGCCCACGCCACACGGCGGCTGGCTTGAGTTAGCGATCTTTGCCTGTGCGTTCTGGCTCGTTTCGCGCACCCGCACGCTGCGCGGCGCGTTGCTCACCGGTGGCGCATTCGGTTTCGGTCAATTCGTCAGCGGGGTGTGGTGGTTGTATGTAAGCATGCACTTCTATGGTGACATGCCCGCGCTCATGGCCGGTGCCGCCGTCGTGCTGCTCTCGCTCTATCTGGCCCTTTATCCGGCGTTTTCGGCTGGACTATGGCATTTATGTCGCGCACCGCGCGGGCAATGCGCGATATTTACGCCTAGTTGGCATGCGAGCGTGGCGTTCGCCTGCGCATGGGCATTGGGCGAATGGTTGCGCGGGACCGTCTTCACTGGCTTTCCGTGGCTTGCAAGCGGGTATGCGCAAGTTGACGGTCCGCTAGCCGGCTTCGCGCCGCTCGTCGGCGTCTACGGGGTCGGCTGGGTCCTCGCGCTCGTCGGCGCGTTGATCATACAGGCAGCCATGCGTATGAGTGGGGCGCGCGTGGCCACGTGGCTCGCGCCCGCCGCCGTCGCTGCGGGGCTGCTCGCTTGCGGCATGCTGCTCGCACGCGTGACGTGGACCCAGCCGAGCGGGCCCGCACTGTCAGTGCGCCTGCTTCAAGGCAACGTTGAGCAGAGCATGAAATTCGACCCGGTCGGCATGCATCACGCCATTGCACTGTACCAGCAGCTCATCACGGAAAAGCCGGCCGATCTGGTCGTGACGCCCGAAACCGCAATTCCATTGCCGCTGTATGAAGCGCCGCCCGAGTTCGGCACGGCGGTACGGCGCTTCGTGGACGCCACGCACACGTCGGTCCTGTTCGGTGCTGTCGGCGCAACGATGACCGAAAACGGGCCGAAGGATTTGACCAACGCGCTGTACGGGATCACGCCGGGATCGCCGGTCCTGTACCGGTACGACAAGCATCATTTGGTGCCATTCGGCGAGTTCATCCCGTGGGGCTTCCGATGGTTCGTCGACATGATGAAGATGCCATTGGGCGACTTCTCGCGCGGCGGCTCAATACAGCCGCCGTTCATCGTACACGGGCAGCCGATCGCGCCGAATATCTGCTACGAGGACATTTTCGGCGAAGCACTCGCCCGTACGCTGCGCGGCCAGTCGGAACCTGCCAGTGTGCTGGTCAACTCGACAAACCTCGGTTGGTTCGGCAATACGATCGCACTGGACCAGCACCTGCAGATGGCACGGATGCGCGCGCTCGAGACCGGGCGGCCGATGCTGCGCGCCACCAACACGGGCGCCACCGCGATGATCGATGCGCACGGCTCGGTCAAGGCCCAACTGCGTCGCTTCACAGTGGGCGCCCTTGATGTACGCGTGCAAGGCCGCAGTGGCATGACGCCCTACCTCATAGCCGGCAATATCACTGTATTGGTCATATCGCTGGTCGGGCTGGCGATCGGGTTGGGGATGGGACACCGCTCCAGCGCTGGCCGCGCATGCGAATAA
- the glyQ gene encoding glycine--tRNA ligase subunit alpha, with the protein MLTFQQIILTLQSYWDKQGCALLQPYDMEVGAGTSHTATFLRAIGPEPWRAAYVQPSRRPKDGRYGENPNRMQHYYQYQVVLKPAPENILDLYLGSLQALGLDLKQNDVRFVEDDWENPTLGAWGLGWEVWLNGMEVTQFTYFQQVGGLDCKPVLGEITYGIERLAMYLQQVENVFDLVWTEWEEDGPDGKVLRRLTYGDVFHQNEVEQSTYNFEHSNAELLFTFFNAYESEARRIIEQRLALPAYELILKAAHTFNLLDARGAISVTERAAYIGRIRALSRLVAQAYYDSREALGFPMLGEAAGAHARGTVTDEQEAARPNWVPPLKVERKLEDDA; encoded by the coding sequence ATGCTCACGTTCCAGCAAATCATCCTGACCCTGCAGTCCTACTGGGACAAACAGGGCTGCGCGCTCCTGCAACCGTACGACATGGAAGTCGGCGCGGGCACGTCGCACACCGCGACGTTTCTGCGCGCAATCGGTCCGGAGCCGTGGCGCGCTGCCTATGTGCAGCCGTCGCGGCGCCCCAAGGACGGCCGCTACGGCGAGAATCCCAACCGGATGCAACACTACTACCAGTACCAGGTGGTCCTCAAGCCGGCGCCGGAGAATATCCTGGATTTGTACTTGGGCTCACTACAAGCGCTCGGACTGGATCTGAAGCAAAACGATGTGCGCTTTGTCGAAGATGACTGGGAGAACCCGACGCTGGGCGCTTGGGGTTTGGGGTGGGAAGTGTGGCTCAACGGCATGGAGGTCACGCAGTTCACGTACTTCCAGCAAGTCGGCGGGCTCGATTGCAAGCCGGTGCTCGGCGAGATCACGTACGGCATCGAGCGTCTGGCCATGTATCTCCAGCAGGTCGAGAACGTGTTCGATCTGGTATGGACTGAATGGGAAGAGGACGGCCCGGACGGCAAGGTGCTGCGCCGGCTGACCTACGGCGACGTATTTCACCAGAACGAGGTCGAGCAATCGACGTACAACTTCGAGCACTCGAACGCCGAGTTGCTATTCACGTTCTTCAACGCGTATGAGAGCGAGGCCCGGCGCATCATCGAGCAACGGCTCGCGCTGCCGGCCTACGAGTTGATCCTGAAGGCCGCGCATACGTTCAACCTGCTCGATGCCCGCGGGGCGATCTCCGTGACGGAGCGCGCCGCGTACATTGGCCGCATTCGCGCGCTATCGCGGCTAGTTGCGCAGGCGTACTACGATTCGCGGGAGGCACTCGGCTTCCCGATGCTGGGCGAGGCGGCCGGCGCGCATGCGCGCGGCACCGTCACCGATGAGCAAGAGGCTGCCCGCCCCAATTGGGTGCCGCCGCTGAAGGTCGAGCGCAAGCTCGAGGACGACGCCTGA